The following coding sequences lie in one Lolium perenne isolate Kyuss_39 chromosome 2, Kyuss_2.0, whole genome shotgun sequence genomic window:
- the LOC127331506 gene encoding replication protein A 32 kDa subunit A, producing MMFSSQIDAFSPSQFTPSQNAGADSTTPSKFRGASGTTPLTVKQIVDAQLAGAGEKGAPFAVDGVETANIRLVGTVSGKAERATDVSFTLDDGTGRLDFIRWVNDAADSAETAAIQNGMYVSVIGTLKGLQDKKRATAFCVRPVTDYNEVTLHFIQCVRMHIENTKSKVGSPAHTISAMGTPFSNSPSEASTPTSLKSNPAPVASGTNVSGADLYAQVLNIFNEPASIASDHGVHIDEIAKRLRLPASKIQEVIDYHVDGGHIYSTIDDFHYKSAFID from the exons ATGATGTTCTCGAGCCAGATCGACGCCTTCTCCCCCTCGCAGTTCACCCCGTCGCAGAACGCCGGCGCCGACTCCACCACCCCTTCCAAG TTCCGGGGCGCGTCGGGCACGACGCCGCTGACCGTGAAGCAGATCGTGGACGCGCAGCTGGCCGGCGCCGGCGAGAAAGGAGCGCCCTTCGCCGTCGACGGCGTCGAGACCGCCAAC ATCAGGCTCGTGGGGACGGTGAGCGGGAAGGCGGAGAGGGCGACGGACGTGTCCTTCACGCTAGACGACGGCACCGGCCGGCTCGACTTCATCAGATG GGTGAACGATGCTGCAGATTCTGCTGAAACTGCCGCTATCCA GAATGGCATGTATGTTTCTGTCATCGGTACCCTCAAGGGACTCCAGGACAAAAAGCGTGCTACTGCTTTCTGTGTCAG ACCTGTAACTGATTATAATGAGGTCACACTGCATTTCATTCAGTGTGTACGTATGCATATCGAGAACACAAAATCAAAG GTTGGCAGTCCTGCACACACCATTTCTGCAATGGGAACCCCATTCTCCAATAGTCCCAGCGAAGCAAGTACTCCGACCTCTTTGAAATCGAACCCG GCGCCAGTGGCCAGTGGAACCAATGTATCGGGGGCTGATTTGTATGCGCAGGTGCTGAATATTTTCAATGAACCAGCAAGCAT TGCAAGTGATCATGGTGTGCATATTGATGAAATTGCCAAACGACTCAGACTGCCAGCAAGCAAGATCCA GGAAGTTATCGATTACCATGTTGATGGCGGGCACATCTACTCAACGATCGATGATTTCCACTACAAGTCTGCATTCATCGACTGA